From a single Myotis daubentonii chromosome 5, mMyoDau2.1, whole genome shotgun sequence genomic region:
- the LOC132235002 gene encoding zinc finger protein 791-like has product MDSMAFEDVNVEFTMEEWAFLDPTQKKLYTDVMLETFWNLASIACILEEKGEDHDTEDKYEYHGMNLSSHTVERVCTRKDGSQCRENFSQIPNHNEKRETPSEIKQPKATLCRQIFMRYLSLNNHLSSLTGPKLYLFQEYEENPYKCKEPEKAFKHHQNIRSHEGSPSGKAFHYSASLRNHERTHTGERPYECKLCGKVFSYSTSLQNHKRTHTGERPYDCKQCGKAFFTLRTLRYHERIHTGVKPYECKLCGKLFSYSTSLQNHKRTHTGEKPYDCKQCGKAFFNVRTLRYHERMHTGVKPYECKQCGKAFMVPSTLQRHERIHSGEKPYKCKHCDKAFSHPTYLQCHERIHTGEKPYKCNHCSKAFSYASSLRCHERAHTGTKPYECKQCGKAFFALGALQRHERIHTGEKPYKCKHCGKTFANGSSVQCHERIHTGAKPYECKQCGKAFVTLGNLRHHERTHTGEKPYKCKDCGRAFANVTSLRCHERIHTGEEPYKCKYCGKAFSSLTYLRCHERTHTGEKPYECQQCGKAFCLSQSLRSHKKMHSEGKSYECKQCGKAFVALGAVLRHHERTHTGEKPYECQQCGKDFSCTSHLRRHKRTHNGKKTHE; this is encoded by the exons GACTCAATGGCCTTTGAGGATGTTAATGTGGAGTTCACCATGGAGGAGTGGGCTTTCCTGGATCCCACCCAGAAGAAACTCTACACAGATGTAATGCTGGAAACCTTTTGGAACCTGGCATCAATAG CatgtattttagaagaaaaaggtgaagacCATGACACTGAAGATAAATATGAATATCATGGGATGAATCTTAG CAGTCATACGGTAGAGAGAGTCTGTACAAGGAAGGATGGTAGTCAATGCAGAGAAAACTTCAGCCAGATTCCAAATCACAATGAAAAGAGGGAAACTCCTTCTGAAATAAAACAACCTAAAGCCACGTTGTGTAGGCAAATATTCATGCGTTACTTATCCTTGAATAATCACCTGAGCTCTCTCACTGGACCCAAACTATACCTGTTTCAAGAATATGAAGAAAACCCTTATAAATGTAAGGAACCTGAGAAAGCTTTCAAGCATCACCAAAATATTCGAAGCCATGAAGGCAGCCCCAGTGGGAAAGCTTTCCACTATTCAGCCTCCCTTAGAAAtcatgaaagaactcatactGGAGAAAGACCCTATGAATGCAAGCTTTGTGGTAAAGTTTTCTCTTATTCAACTTCCCTCCAAAATCATAAAAGAACTCATACTGGGGAAAGACCGTATGACTGTAAGCAATGTGGAAAAGCCTTCTTTACTCTACGTACCCTCCGATATCATGAAAGAATTCATACTGGGGTAAAACCATATGAATGTAAGCTTTGTGGTAAACTTTTCTCTTATTCAACTTCCCTCCAAAATCATAAAAGAACTCATACCGGAGAAAAACCGTATGATTGTAAGCAATGTGGAAAAGCCTTCTTTAATGTACGTACCCTCCGATATCATGAAAGAATGCATACTGGGgtaaaaccctatgaatgtaagcaatgtgggaaagctttcatGGTTCCAAGTACCCTCCAACGCCACGAAAGAATTCATAGTGGGGAAAAACCCTATAAATGTAAGCATTGTGACAAAGCTTTCTCTCATCCCACTTACCTCCAATGTCATGAAAGAATTCATACGGgggaaaaaccttataaatgtaacCATTGTAGTAAAGCTTTCTCTTATGCATCTTCCCTCCGATGTCATGAAAGAGCTCATACTGGGacaaaaccctatgaatgtaagcagTGTGGGAAAGCTTTCTTTGCTCTAGGTGCCCTCCAACGTCATGAAAGAATTCATACTGgggaaaaaccttataaatgtaagCATTGTGGCAAAACTTTCGCTAATGGATCTTCTGTCCAATGTCATGAAAGAATTCATACTGGGgcaaaaccctatgaatgtaagcaatgtgggaaagctttcgtTACTCTAGGTAACCTCCGACAtcatgaaagaactcatactGGGGAAAAACCCTATAAATGTAAGGATTGTGGCAGAGCTTTCGCTAATGTAACTTCCCTCCGATGTCATGAAAGAATTCATACTGGGGAAGAACCCTATAAATGTAAGTATTGTGGTAAAGCTTTCTCTTCTTTAACTTACCTCCGATGTCATGAAAGGACTCATACTggggaaaaaccttatgaatgtcaGCAATGTGGAAAGGCTTTTTGTCTTTCCCAGTCTCTTAGAAGTCATAAAAAAATGCATTCTGAGGGGAAAtcctatgaatgtaagcaatgtgggaaagcttttgtTGCTCTAGGTGCTGTACTCCGACAtcatgaaagaactcatactggggaaaaaccctatgaatgtcaGCAGTGTGGAAAAGACTTCAGTTGTACCTCACATCTTCGAAGACATAAAAGAACTCACAATGGAAAGAAGACTCATGAATAA